One segment of Candidatus Manganitrophus noduliformans DNA contains the following:
- the ychF gene encoding redox-regulated ATPase YchF has translation MAVNCGIIGLPNVGKSTIFNALTRANAAVANYPFCTVEPNVGIVEVPDERITRLSEIYRPKKRTPTNMEFVDIAGLVEGASKGEGLGNQFLGHIREVDALVHIVRCFDDPEIVHVNGAVNPKRDVEIIDTELILKDLDSIDKRLLRVEKKAKSGDKESVREATLLTRLKEALSEGKSARQVPFSEEEAPVMKELALLTGKPILYVANVPEGDVEKGNAYSDRVVEIARQEGTECIIISGKIESEIAVLSPEEGAVFLKELGLTEPGLARLIRASYRLLGLITFFTVGEDEVKGWTISKGTPAVQAAGKIHSDIERGFIRAEIFRYDDLIRLGSAQAIKEKGLLRLEGKEYLVQDGDCVYFRFNV, from the coding sequence ATGGCAGTGAATTGTGGAATTATCGGGCTTCCGAACGTCGGAAAGTCGACCATTTTTAATGCGCTGACCCGCGCCAACGCGGCGGTCGCGAACTATCCTTTCTGTACCGTCGAGCCGAACGTCGGGATCGTGGAGGTTCCGGATGAGCGGATCACCCGGTTGTCGGAGATCTATCGGCCGAAGAAGCGGACGCCGACGAATATGGAGTTCGTCGATATCGCCGGCTTGGTCGAAGGGGCCAGCAAGGGGGAAGGGCTCGGAAATCAATTTCTGGGCCATATCCGTGAGGTCGATGCGCTGGTCCACATTGTCCGCTGCTTCGACGATCCGGAGATCGTCCATGTCAACGGGGCGGTCAACCCGAAGCGCGATGTGGAGATCATCGATACCGAGCTGATTCTGAAAGATTTGGATTCCATCGATAAGCGGCTTCTCCGGGTTGAGAAGAAGGCGAAGTCGGGCGATAAAGAATCGGTGCGGGAGGCGACGCTCCTGACCCGTCTGAAAGAGGCCCTCTCGGAAGGAAAATCGGCGAGACAGGTTCCGTTCTCGGAAGAAGAGGCGCCGGTCATGAAGGAGCTGGCCCTTTTGACGGGAAAGCCGATTCTCTACGTGGCGAACGTGCCGGAAGGGGATGTCGAGAAGGGGAACGCCTACTCCGACCGCGTCGTTGAGATCGCCCGGCAGGAGGGGACCGAGTGCATCATCATCAGCGGAAAGATCGAGTCGGAGATCGCCGTCCTTTCCCCCGAGGAGGGAGCGGTCTTCTTGAAGGAGTTGGGGCTGACCGAACCGGGGCTCGCCCGGCTGATCCGCGCTTCGTATCGCCTTCTGGGGCTGATCACATTTTTTACCGTCGGTGAGGATGAGGTCAAAGGGTGGACGATCTCCAAGGGGACTCCGGCGGTGCAGGCGGCGGGAAAGATCCATTCCGACATCGAACGGGGTTTCATCCGGGCCGAAATTTTCCGCTACGACGATTTGATCCGTCTCGGCAGCGCGCAAGCGATCAAGGAGAAGGGACTGCTCCGCCTGGAAGGGAAGGAGTATCTCGTCCAAGACGGGGACTGCGTCTATTTCCGGTTCAATGTTTAG
- the pth gene encoding aminoacyl-tRNA hydrolase, translating into MIVGLGNPGPEYEETKHNVGFWLIDSFAKDHGISLSEKKGEARVGQGRLAVPSGQIDLVLVKPQTFMNRSGRSIQYLLQLFGLSPSEMIVVYDDLDLPCGRIRIRPKGSAGGHRGVASIIDATGTDGFIRLRIGIGRDPSQDPADYVLTPFRSEELKQVEESIDKGVEALPLLLEGRITEAMNRYH; encoded by the coding sequence ATGATCGTCGGACTGGGGAACCCCGGCCCGGAGTATGAGGAGACCAAGCACAACGTCGGTTTTTGGCTGATCGATTCTTTCGCAAAGGACCACGGTATCTCTCTCTCCGAAAAGAAGGGTGAAGCCAGGGTGGGACAGGGCCGGTTGGCCGTCCCCTCCGGGCAGATCGATTTGGTTCTGGTGAAGCCGCAGACCTTCATGAACCGAAGCGGCCGGTCGATTCAGTATCTTCTTCAGCTTTTCGGTCTCTCCCCCTCCGAAATGATTGTGGTGTATGATGATCTCGACCTCCCGTGCGGCCGGATTCGAATCCGGCCCAAAGGAAGCGCGGGGGGCCACCGCGGGGTGGCGTCGATCATCGATGCGACCGGAACCGATGGGTTTATCCGTCTCCGGATCGGGATCGGCCGCGACCCAAGCCAAGATCCGGCCGATTATGTCCTGACCCCCTTTCGATCGGAAGAATTGAAGCAGGTGGAGGAATCGATCGACAAAGGGGTCGAGGCGCTTCCCCTTCTTCTGGAGGGGCGGATCACCGAGGCAATGAATCGGTACCATTAA
- a CDS encoding 50S ribosomal protein L25, with the protein MQKIEIRSEFRKEAGKGIARQLRMRGKIPAVLYAAGTSTLLTMDPKDINKVLHSASGENTLITLQIAGGSGEESRVAILREFHRDPINGKILHADLFELNMNEPIVVKVPVEVTGTVSEGVKEGGVLQHNMRELEIRCLPLSIPDHIQVDASALGIGESIHAKDIQLAEGIEMMTDPDHVVVSVAAPISEAQLEELLTAPKELKEPEVLSKKEGEEGAKAEGKGESKAGEAKAKPEAKGKEEKKETKK; encoded by the coding sequence ATGCAAAAGATTGAGATCCGGAGTGAATTTCGAAAAGAGGCCGGCAAGGGGATCGCCCGGCAGTTGAGAATGCGCGGGAAAATACCGGCGGTGCTCTACGCCGCAGGCACTTCCACCCTGCTGACTATGGACCCCAAAGATATCAACAAGGTGCTCCATTCGGCCTCGGGAGAAAATACGCTGATTACCCTTCAAATCGCGGGGGGATCGGGCGAGGAATCCCGTGTGGCGATCCTGCGTGAATTTCATCGCGATCCGATTAACGGAAAGATCCTGCATGCCGATCTCTTCGAGCTCAATATGAACGAGCCGATCGTGGTCAAGGTGCCGGTCGAGGTCACCGGGACGGTGTCGGAGGGGGTCAAAGAGGGGGGGGTGCTTCAGCACAATATGCGTGAGTTGGAGATCCGCTGTCTGCCGCTGTCGATCCCCGATCATATTCAGGTCGATGCTTCCGCGCTCGGGATTGGAGAGTCGATTCATGCGAAGGACATCCAGTTGGCGGAAGGGATCGAGATGATGACCGATCCCGACCATGTGGTCGTCTCCGTGGCAGCGCCGATTTCCGAGGCGCAGCTGGAAGAGCTGTTGACGGCGCCCAAGGAGCTGAAAGAGCCGGAGGTCCTCTCCAAGAAAGAGGGAGAGGAAGGCGCGAAGGCGGAAGGAAAGGGAGAGTCCAAAGCCGGAGAGGCCAAGGCAAAGCCCGAGGCAAAGGGGAAGGAAGAGAAAAAAGAGACCAAGAAGTAA
- a CDS encoding ribose-phosphate diphosphokinase — protein MRRLKLFSGNSNPVLTKEICDYLGISLGHAVVSTFSDGEIFIKIDENVRGSDVFVVQSTSEPVNNHIMELLILIDALRRASAEKITAVIPYYGYARQDRKDQPRVPITAKVVADLIATAGADRVLTIDLHAGQIQGFFNIPVDHLYATPVLLDYFRKKKFNDLVVVSPDAGGVERARAFAKRLNVGLAIIDKRREGPNRTKIMNIIGDVVGRDILILDDMIDTAGTIAQAAAAIKTKGAARIVAGCTHPVLSGPALQRLSEAPIDEIVVTNTIPLKGKDQICKKITVLSIASLIGEAIKRIHEEASVSSLFV, from the coding sequence ATGCGACGGTTGAAGCTTTTTTCGGGTAATTCAAATCCAGTCCTCACCAAAGAGATCTGTGATTACCTCGGTATCTCGCTCGGACATGCCGTCGTCTCCACGTTCAGTGATGGAGAAATCTTCATCAAGATCGACGAGAATGTTCGCGGCAGCGATGTCTTTGTCGTTCAATCGACTTCGGAACCGGTGAATAACCATATCATGGAACTGCTGATCCTGATCGATGCCCTCCGGCGCGCCTCGGCAGAGAAGATCACGGCGGTCATCCCCTATTACGGGTATGCGCGGCAGGACCGGAAAGACCAGCCCCGGGTGCCGATCACGGCGAAGGTCGTGGCCGATCTGATCGCAACGGCGGGGGCCGATCGGGTTTTGACGATCGATCTTCATGCCGGACAGATCCAGGGCTTTTTCAACATCCCGGTCGATCATCTTTATGCGACGCCGGTTTTGCTCGACTATTTCAGGAAGAAGAAGTTTAACGATCTCGTGGTGGTCTCCCCCGATGCGGGGGGGGTGGAGCGGGCGCGCGCCTTCGCCAAGAGATTGAATGTCGGCTTGGCCATTATCGATAAACGGCGGGAAGGCCCCAACCGGACGAAGATTATGAATATTATCGGCGATGTCGTCGGGCGGGATATCCTGATCCTCGACGATATGATCGACACGGCGGGGACCATCGCGCAGGCGGCGGCGGCGATCAAAACAAAGGGGGCGGCCCGGATCGTCGCCGGGTGCACGCACCCGGTCCTGTCGGGTCCGGCCTTGCAGCGGCTCTCCGAAGCCCCCATTGATGAGATCGTGGTGACGAATACGATCCCGCTGAAGGGGAAAGATCAGATCTGTAAGAAAATCACCGTTTTGTCGATCGCTTCCCTCATCGGCGAAGCGATTAAGCGGATTCACGAAGAGGCGTCGGTCAGCTCTCTCTTCGTGTAA
- the ispE gene encoding 4-(cytidine 5'-diphospho)-2-C-methyl-D-erythritol kinase → MKKTVLIKAPAKVNLYLKVLGRREDGYHEILSLMQMVGLYDFIALREEWSDVRLTIENGFSLPADRSNLVFRAAEALQKAAFQGEARSKGVSIRLTKNIPIAAGLGGGSSDAAATLIGLNRLWGLRWPRERLARLGATLGSDVPFFLSGPTAWASGRGDEIEPATANGPGWMVLVNPGIAVSTAWVYQAFSRKLGLTKSDREITINKFIAHRPSLREIYHRPHNDLEEVTLEAFPQLTQIKKKLLGLGGKGILMSGSGPTLFARFSEYSSAKQAAAAFEKKDSVKVWVARILRRSPV, encoded by the coding sequence ATGAAAAAAACCGTTTTGATCAAGGCCCCCGCCAAAGTCAATCTTTATTTGAAGGTCCTCGGGCGGAGAGAAGACGGCTACCATGAAATCCTCTCCCTGATGCAGATGGTCGGCCTCTACGATTTCATCGCCCTCCGGGAGGAGTGGTCCGATGTTCGCTTAACGATTGAGAATGGATTTTCCCTTCCGGCCGACCGCTCCAACCTCGTCTTCCGGGCGGCCGAAGCGCTCCAAAAGGCCGCTTTCCAGGGAGAGGCGCGATCGAAGGGGGTTTCCATCCGGCTCACCAAGAACATTCCGATTGCGGCGGGGCTGGGGGGGGGAAGCAGCGATGCGGCGGCGACGTTGATCGGTTTGAACCGCCTTTGGGGTCTTCGTTGGCCGCGCGAGCGATTGGCCCGCCTTGGCGCAACGCTCGGAAGTGATGTTCCTTTCTTCCTCTCCGGTCCGACCGCTTGGGCGTCGGGAAGGGGGGACGAGATTGAGCCGGCGACGGCGAACGGACCGGGGTGGATGGTGCTGGTCAACCCCGGAATCGCCGTCTCGACCGCTTGGGTTTATCAGGCGTTTTCGCGAAAATTAGGGTTGACAAAAAGCGACCGGGAGATTACTATAAACAAATTTATTGCGCACAGACCTTCTTTAAGGGAGATCTATCACCGCCCTCATAACGACTTGGAAGAAGTCACGTTAGAGGCCTTTCCGCAACTCACCCAAATCAAGAAGAAACTCCTCGGCTTGGGAGGAAAAGGGATTTTGATGTCGGGTAGTGGTCCGACCCTTTTTGCCCGCTTCAGCGAGTATTCTTCGGCCAAACAGGCCGCCGCCGCCTTCGAAAAGAAGGACTCGGTAAAGGTGTGGGTCGCCCGAATATTGAGAAGGTCGCCGGTATAA
- a CDS encoding sigma-54-dependent transcriptional regulator, with the protein MEKVLVVDNEKSMRDFLSIVLKKEGYFVETAEDGDRALKVLEKDIYDLVLTDMKMPRMSGLDLLKGLKELSPETIVIMMTAYASAETAVEAMKEGAYDYLTKPFQIDEVKLIIKNALERRKLRQENTQLRRELKGQATFTQIIGRSEKMKRVLDLVRKVADSKSNVLIYGESGTGKELIARAIHFNSARRDRSFVTVNCSALPEALLESELFGHMKGSFTGAIGNKEGLFEIAHEGSIFLDEIGETSLSIQVKLLRVLQEKEFRRVGGTKDLKVDVRIIAATNRDLEKMVAEGKFREDLYYRLDVIPIDLPPLRERPEDIPLLADFFLRKFNQSLGKEIEGIEPEAMRVLMNHEWKGNVRELENVVERAVALASHKMLTLADFNQGFLKPEGSFPIPAAIPEDGLHLEDLIGKIEKELLLKALQETNWVKKEAAKLLHLNFRSFRYRLDKYGIKKLKNGEVDPDLEDDADDNADDPLA; encoded by the coding sequence ATGGAGAAAGTACTGGTCGTTGACAATGAAAAAAGCATGCGGGACTTCCTGTCGATTGTCCTTAAGAAAGAGGGCTATTTCGTCGAAACGGCGGAAGACGGCGACCGGGCCCTGAAGGTGTTGGAGAAAGACATCTACGACCTGGTCCTGACCGACATGAAGATGCCCCGGATGAGCGGCCTCGATCTCTTAAAGGGGCTGAAGGAGCTTTCTCCCGAGACGATCGTGATCATGATGACCGCCTATGCCTCGGCGGAGACGGCCGTCGAAGCGATGAAAGAGGGGGCCTATGATTATTTGACCAAACCGTTTCAGATCGACGAGGTCAAGCTAATCATCAAGAATGCCCTGGAGCGGAGGAAGCTGCGCCAGGAGAATACTCAGCTTCGCCGCGAGCTGAAGGGCCAGGCGACCTTCACCCAGATTATCGGAAGAAGCGAGAAGATGAAGCGGGTGCTCGATCTGGTCCGGAAGGTGGCCGACAGCAAGAGCAACGTCTTGATCTATGGAGAATCGGGAACGGGGAAGGAGCTGATCGCGCGGGCGATTCATTTCAACAGCGCGAGGCGCGATCGATCCTTCGTCACCGTCAACTGCAGCGCGCTTCCGGAAGCGCTGCTGGAAAGCGAGCTCTTCGGCCACATGAAAGGCTCTTTCACGGGAGCGATCGGAAACAAAGAAGGGCTTTTTGAGATCGCCCACGAAGGGAGCATTTTCCTCGATGAAATCGGGGAGACCTCTCTATCGATCCAGGTCAAGCTCTTGAGGGTCCTCCAGGAGAAAGAATTTCGCCGCGTAGGCGGAACAAAAGATTTGAAGGTCGATGTGCGGATCATCGCGGCGACCAATCGCGATCTGGAGAAGATGGTGGCGGAGGGGAAATTCCGCGAGGATCTCTACTACCGTTTAGACGTGATCCCGATCGACCTTCCTCCCTTGCGGGAGCGGCCGGAAGATATCCCTTTGCTGGCCGATTTTTTTCTGCGCAAATTCAATCAGAGCCTCGGAAAAGAAATCGAGGGGATTGAACCGGAGGCGATGCGTGTCTTGATGAACCACGAATGGAAGGGAAATGTGCGAGAGCTCGAGAACGTGGTCGAGCGCGCCGTCGCGCTGGCCTCCCATAAAATGCTGACCCTGGCCGATTTTAACCAAGGCTTTCTTAAACCGGAGGGGAGCTTTCCGATTCCGGCCGCCATCCCCGAAGACGGGCTCCATTTGGAAGATCTGATCGGAAAGATTGAAAAGGAGCTTCTTCTGAAGGCCCTTCAAGAGACAAACTGGGTCAAGAAAGAGGCGGCCAAGCTCCTTCACCTCAACTTCCGCTCTTTCCGTTACCGGCTCGATAAATACGGCATCAAGAAGCTGAAAAACGGGGAGGTCGATCCGGACCTCGAAGACGATGCTGACGACAACGCCGACGATCCCCTTGCGTAG
- a CDS encoding two-component system sensor histidine kinase NtrB, giving the protein MKREDEIILGRIKWLMALRIFLVTSLLGIPLLLQLNYLKNPWSITTFYFLIGSTYFLTLVYALFISRTRYPLFFVSVQLGIDLLFETALIVVTGGIQSPFSFLYVITIVSACIFFHRKGGVLTAAAATFLFGTVVNLQYAHVPPFNSPSLLGEKEVFYMLFLYMITFFTVGSLSGRLSERLHEKEVGFSKLRVFTEDIVESISSGLVTTDLSGKITSFNRSASEMTGFRAEEAVGSIWWELFSWGEIRDRYRDLAITGVPQRFDGEISTKQGERCLLGVTISPLRNEHGGQIGIIGTFQDLTQLKSLEEEMQKKERLATIGEMAAGMAHEIRNPLASLSGSIEVLKGDLNLRDEHLKLMEIAVREADRLNSIITQFLLYAKPLPPRRRRTDLHALLSETVQLLQNHPEYHDRIKVSLLIPSEPQMILIDPDQIRQVFWNLSINAFQAMPEEGVLTISTRRSRPKKGKGAVVSDERIEVLFADTGGGIQKGDLPKIFYPFFTTKSSGSGLGLSIVQRIIEEHAGEIRVESSSKGTTFFITLPLDELTRSERLDIEDSRPERSPAADRPSDLFQSTENRLKSLSV; this is encoded by the coding sequence ATGAAAAGAGAAGACGAGATCATTCTGGGGAGGATCAAGTGGCTGATGGCCCTCCGGATCTTCCTGGTGACCTCCCTTCTCGGTATCCCACTTCTGCTGCAGCTCAATTACCTCAAAAACCCATGGTCGATCACCACCTTTTATTTCCTGATCGGGTCGACCTATTTCCTCACCCTTGTTTATGCCCTCTTCATTTCGCGGACGCGGTATCCCCTCTTTTTCGTCTCCGTTCAGTTGGGGATCGACCTTTTGTTCGAAACGGCCCTGATCGTAGTGACAGGAGGGATTCAGAGCCCCTTTTCTTTTCTTTACGTCATTACGATCGTTTCGGCCTGCATCTTCTTCCACCGCAAGGGGGGGGTGCTGACCGCGGCCGCGGCGACGTTTTTATTCGGCACCGTCGTGAATCTACAATATGCCCACGTTCCTCCTTTCAATTCCCCCAGTCTGCTCGGCGAGAAAGAGGTGTTTTATATGCTCTTTCTTTATATGATCACCTTCTTTACCGTCGGCAGCCTCAGCGGAAGGCTCTCGGAGCGATTGCATGAGAAAGAGGTCGGGTTTTCAAAGCTGCGCGTTTTCACGGAAGACATCGTGGAGAGTATCTCGAGCGGTCTCGTGACGACCGATCTTTCCGGAAAGATCACCTCGTTTAACCGGTCGGCCTCCGAAATGACCGGTTTTCGGGCGGAAGAGGCGGTCGGATCGATCTGGTGGGAGCTCTTCTCCTGGGGGGAGATTCGGGACCGCTACCGAGATCTTGCGATTACCGGCGTTCCGCAGCGATTCGACGGAGAGATTTCTACGAAGCAGGGAGAGCGCTGCCTGCTCGGCGTGACGATCTCGCCCCTTCGGAACGAGCACGGGGGGCAAATCGGAATTATCGGGACGTTCCAGGATTTGACCCAGCTAAAAAGCCTCGAAGAAGAGATGCAAAAGAAGGAGCGTCTGGCGACCATCGGAGAGATGGCGGCCGGAATGGCCCATGAGATCCGAAACCCGCTCGCCTCCCTCAGCGGTTCGATCGAGGTGCTCAAAGGCGACCTCAACCTCCGCGATGAACATCTTAAGTTGATGGAGATCGCCGTCAGAGAAGCGGACCGGCTCAACTCGATTATCACGCAATTTCTTCTTTACGCGAAGCCGCTGCCGCCGCGGCGAAGGCGGACCGATCTCCACGCGCTTTTATCGGAAACGGTCCAGCTTCTTCAGAATCATCCGGAGTATCACGATCGGATCAAGGTTTCCCTGCTGATTCCGTCGGAGCCGCAGATGATTCTGATCGATCCCGACCAGATCCGGCAGGTTTTCTGGAATCTCTCGATCAATGCCTTTCAAGCGATGCCGGAAGAAGGGGTGCTGACGATTTCGACGCGGCGGAGCCGTCCTAAAAAAGGGAAAGGAGCGGTGGTCTCCGACGAGCGGATCGAGGTCCTTTTCGCCGACACGGGAGGGGGGATTCAAAAGGGAGATCTCCCGAAAATCTTTTATCCCTTCTTCACGACAAAAAGCTCCGGATCGGGTTTGGGTCTGTCGATCGTCCAGCGGATCATCGAAGAACATGCGGGAGAAATTCGCGTCGAGAGCTCTTCCAAGGGAACCACCTTTTTTATCACCCTTCCGCTGGATGAGTTGACAAGGAGCGAACGGCTGGATATCGAAGATTCCCGTCCGGAGCGCTCTCCGGCGGCCGATCGTCCGTCCGATCTTTTTCAATCTACAGAGAACCGGTTGAAGTCGTTATCGGTATAG
- a CDS encoding type II secretion system F family protein, with translation MATFEWTGKTRQGTIQKGQLAANSREEVIALLRKENILVTSVQQKAKDLKIPGFGGGKVSDKDIVIFTRQFATMIDAGLPLVQCLEILSAQCENPVLAKAVGEVRGDVEGGSTYADALRKHPKVFDDLYVNMVAAGEAGGILDTILNRLAKHIEKSMKLKKQIKSAMVYPSTIMGVAGIVIVVLLVFVIPIFAQMFTDFGGTLPALTQFVIDISYFMKSNILIIVGAVGLAVFGFKKYYRTPSGRKTVDKIALKLPVLGDLIRKAAVAKFTRTLGTLIASGVPILEGLGIVAKTAGNKIIEQALMNARQSISEGKTISDPLGKEKVFPPMVVQMIAVGETTGALDAMLSKIADFYDDEVDSAVGALTSLLEPMLMVFLGITIGTIVIAMYLPIFKLASVVG, from the coding sequence ATGGCGACGTTTGAATGGACGGGGAAGACCCGACAGGGGACGATTCAGAAAGGGCAGCTGGCGGCGAACAGCCGGGAGGAGGTCATCGCGCTTCTCAGAAAGGAAAATATCCTTGTCACCTCCGTTCAGCAAAAGGCCAAAGATCTCAAGATCCCGGGATTCGGCGGAGGGAAGGTCAGCGATAAGGATATTGTGATCTTCACGCGGCAATTCGCCACCATGATCGACGCCGGGCTTCCGCTGGTGCAATGTCTTGAAATTTTATCGGCGCAATGCGAGAATCCGGTTTTAGCAAAGGCGGTCGGAGAGGTCCGGGGGGATGTGGAGGGAGGATCGACCTATGCCGATGCCTTGCGGAAACACCCCAAAGTCTTCGATGACCTCTATGTGAACATGGTGGCCGCTGGGGAGGCGGGGGGGATTCTCGATACGATTTTGAATCGGTTGGCGAAGCACATTGAAAAATCGATGAAATTGAAAAAGCAGATCAAATCGGCGATGGTCTATCCCTCCACCATCATGGGGGTGGCGGGGATCGTGATTGTGGTCTTGCTCGTCTTCGTGATCCCGATTTTTGCGCAGATGTTTACCGATTTCGGCGGCACCCTTCCGGCGCTGACCCAGTTTGTCATCGATATCAGCTATTTCATGAAATCGAATATCCTCATCATTGTAGGGGCCGTCGGCTTGGCCGTTTTTGGTTTCAAAAAATATTACCGGACGCCGAGTGGAAGGAAGACGGTCGACAAGATTGCTCTAAAACTCCCGGTTCTTGGTGATTTGATCCGGAAGGCCGCCGTTGCGAAGTTTACACGGACCTTAGGGACATTGATCGCCAGCGGTGTGCCGATTCTCGAGGGGCTGGGGATCGTCGCGAAGACGGCGGGAAATAAAATTATCGAGCAGGCGCTCATGAACGCCCGTCAAAGCATCAGCGAAGGGAAGACCATTTCAGATCCGCTCGGGAAAGAGAAAGTTTTCCCTCCGATGGTGGTCCAGATGATCGCGGTCGGGGAGACGACCGGGGCGCTCGACGCCATGCTGAGCAAAATCGCCGATTTTTACGACGACGAGGTCGATTCGGCGGTCGGCGCCCTCACCTCGTTGCTGGAGCCGATGCTGATGGTCTTCCTTGGTATCACCATCGGAACGATCGTGATCGCCATGTACCTTCCGATCTTCAAACTGGCCTCGGTGGTGGGATAA
- a CDS encoding type IV pilus twitching motility protein PilT, with product MANLHQLLQIMIEKGASDLHLTTGSAPQIRVNGHLTPLDLPQLTPADTKQLVYSVLTDAQKHRFEEENELDFSFGLKGFSRFRGNIFMQRGAVGAAIRTIPFKIKTFEELGLPHVVQELVKKPRGLVLVTGPTGSGKSTTLASMIDRINSERHDHILTIEDPIEFLHPHKKSVVNQREVTTDTKSFKAALKYILRQDPDVVLIGEMRDLETIEAALTISETGHLTFGTLHTNSCAQTVNRIIDVFPPHQQPQVRAQLSFVLEGIISQQLIAKSNGQGRAMAMEVLIPTPAIRNLIREDKVHQIYSSMQTGQGKHGMQTMNQSLYELYTKRIISYEDALARSSNVEELINMVNRGGGAGPGSAARDPGKMVRN from the coding sequence ATGGCCAATTTGCATCAGTTACTTCAGATCATGATTGAAAAGGGTGCGTCGGATTTGCATCTGACGACAGGCTCCGCCCCCCAGATTCGGGTCAACGGACATCTGACGCCGCTCGATCTCCCGCAGCTGACGCCGGCCGATACGAAGCAGCTGGTCTACAGTGTTCTGACCGATGCGCAGAAGCATCGATTTGAAGAGGAAAACGAGCTCGACTTCTCATTCGGATTGAAGGGCTTTAGCCGATTCCGAGGCAATATTTTCATGCAGCGGGGCGCGGTCGGCGCGGCCATTCGGACCATCCCTTTCAAAATCAAAACGTTTGAAGAATTAGGACTCCCTCACGTGGTCCAAGAGTTGGTCAAGAAACCGAGGGGATTGGTCCTGGTGACCGGGCCGACCGGAAGCGGAAAATCGACCACCCTGGCCTCCATGATCGATCGGATCAACTCGGAACGCCACGATCATATCCTGACCATCGAAGACCCGATCGAGTTTCTTCATCCCCATAAGAAATCGGTGGTGAACCAGCGGGAGGTGACGACCGATACAAAGAGCTTCAAGGCGGCATTGAAATATATTCTTCGCCAAGACCCCGATGTCGTGTTGATCGGGGAGATGCGCGATCTGGAGACGATCGAGGCGGCGCTCACCATCTCGGAAACAGGCCATCTGACCTTCGGGACCCTTCACACCAACTCCTGCGCGCAAACGGTCAACCGGATCATCGATGTTTTCCCGCCCCATCAGCAGCCTCAGGTCCGGGCACAGCTTTCGTTCGTGTTGGAGGGGATCATCTCGCAGCAGCTGATCGCCAAGTCGAACGGCCAAGGGAGGGCGATGGCGATGGAGGTCCTGATCCCGACGCCGGCGATCCGGAACCTCATCCGCGAGGACAAGGTCCATCAGATTTACTCTTCCATGCAGACCGGTCAAGGGAAACATGGAATGCAGACGATGAACCAGTCGCTGTATGAGCTATACACAAAACGGATCATCTCGTATGAAGACGCGCTTGCGAGATCGAGCAATGTCGAGGAGCTGATCAACATGGTCAATCGCGGCGGAGGGGCCGGTCCGGGTTCGGCCGCTCGCGATCCGGGGAAGATGGTTCGGAACTAG